The region CGGTGACGAACGGTTCCACCGCGCTCAGGACTTTGCCGGGCTGGGGGCAGGCTGCGTCGCGCAGGTCTCGATCCCCTCGGGGACTCTGGCCCAGGCGGGAGCCTGATCGAGCCAGATCGCCATGTCCGGGAAGAGGTCATGGTCACCGTCGAGAAAGCCGAGGCGCACCATCCACGAGCCCTGTCGCGCCGAATTGCGGCCGAAGATCGGGGTGCCGCATTCGGGACAGAAGCCCTGCTCGACGGTATTGCCGCTGTCTGCCTCGTAGCCGCTCCACTTTACCGCGCCGCGCAGGTCCATGGTGTCGGTGGCGAAGAGGGCATTGGTCGTGGGCCCACCTGCCGATGCCTTCTGGCACTTGCGACACCAGCACTGGCGCACGGCCATGGGTTCGCTGGCGAATGTCGCGGTGATCGCGCCGCAGTTGCACGAGCCTTCGTAAGGCGCGGACATCTCAGTTCCCCCTGCGCGCCATGAAGGCGAGGCGTTCGAACAGCATCACGTCCTGTTCGTTCTTGAGCAGTGCGCCGTGGAGTGGCGGGATCGCCTTGCCCGGCTCGCTGCTCTGCAGGACATCGAGCGGCATGTCCTCGTTCATAAGCAGCTTGAGCCAGTCGAGCAGTTCGCTGGTCGAAGGCTTCTTCTTGAGCCCGGGGACCTCGCGCAATTCGTAGAAGATCTCCATCGCGCGGCGCACCAGCGTCTTCTGGATGCCGGGGAAGTGGACATCGATGATCGCTTGCATCGTCTCGCGGTCGGGAAAGGAGATGTAGTGGAAGAAGCAGCGGCGCAGGAAGGCGTCGGGCAGGTCCTTCTCGTTGTTCGAGGTGATGACGACAATCGGGCGTTCCTTAGCCGCGACGTGTTCGCCGGTCTCGTAGACGTCGAAGGCCATGCGATCGAGTTCGGCGAGCAGGTCGTTGGGGAACTCGATGTCGGCCTTGTCGATCTCGTCGATCAGCAGGACCGGCAGGCGCTCGGAGGTGAAGGCCTCCCACAGCTTGCCCTTGCGGATGTAGTTGGCGATGTCGTGGACGCGCTCCTCGCCGAGCTGTCCGTCGCGCAGGCGCGCGACCGCATCGTACTCGTAGAGGCCCTGGTGCGCCTTGGTCGTCGACTTGACGTTCCAGGTGATCAATGGCGCATCGAGTGCGGCTGCGATCTGTTCGGCCAGCACGGTCTTGCCCGTGCCCGGCTCGCCCTTGACCAGCAACGGACGGCGCAGGAGCACGGCGGCATTGACCGCGACCTTGAGATCGTCGGTAGCGACATAGTCGCGGGTCCCTTCGAAGCGCTGCATGGGCCTTGTCTTTCCTCTCGATTGCTTCGGCCCGCGCCGGCCGAGGCGGCGGCGTAGCCATTTGAGGACAAGCTAGGTTTTGCGCCGCAGCATGGCAAGTGATGCGTGGCGGTGATGGACTTCGCCGCCGATGCGATGCAAGCAGGAGGACATGGGGGCTGCTTTCTTGCGCGATATGGACTGGCTGGGTGCCGAAAGGGCGCGCGGGTACCTGTGGGTGCTGGCCGTCCTGAACATCGCCATGCTCGCGATCCTGCTTACGACCTCGCATGGCGGGGTGGACGCCAACGGTTTTCTCATCGGCACCGACTTTATCAGTTTCTGGACCAGCGGGCAGATGCTGCACTCTGCGGGCAATCCTTATGACGGCGCCGCGCATATCGCCGCCCAGCGCGCCCTGCACGCATCGCCCGGCGCCTATACCGCGTTCTTCTACCCGCCCTCGTTCCTGCCGTTCTGCTGGCCGCTCGGCTGGCTCGGATACTTTCCGGCGCTGGGTCTCTGGCTGATTGCGACAGGCGCGCTCTTCGTCGCGGCACTGCGTGGGTGGTGGCGCGAGGCGGAGGCAGGTATTCCGTTCTGGCTCGCGCTCGCGGCTTATCCGGCCATGGCGATCGTGATCACGCACGGGCAGACTTCGTGGCTGGTTGGCGGACTGCTCGGGATCGGGCTGCTCAATGCGCGCACGAGGCCGGTCCTCGCGGGTATCTGCCTCGGCCTTGCCACCGTCAAGCCGCAGTTCGGCGTGCTCGTGCCGCTCGCGCTGCTCGCCTCGCGCGAGTGGAAGGTGGTGTTCGTCGCTGCGGGCACCGCCGTCGTGCTCGCGGCCTTGAGCGCACTCGCCTTCGGACCGCAGGTCTGGCCCGACTGGCTGGCGGCGAGCGGGCGGGCACAGGAAGCGATGCGCGAGGGCGCGGTTGACTTCGGCAAGATGGTGAGCGTGTTCGCGGCGCTGCGCCTCGTCGGCATCGGTGCAACACTGGCCTATGCCGTACAGGCAGTGGCAGGTCTTGCCGTTGCGGCGCTGACGCTCGGGGCAGCGTGGAAGCGGCGCTGGAATTCCGGGTTGGCGAGCCTTGTCCTGGCAGGCGCGCCGCTGGTGACGCCTTTCGTGCTCGATTACGACATGGTCCTCGTTGCCTTCCCGCTGCTGTGGCTCGCGGGCGAGGGTTTGCGGCTCGGTTTCGCGCCCTACGAAAAGCTGGTCCTGCTCGTGACCTTCGCCGCGACCGCTTTTGCGCGGCCGCTGGCGATGCATGCTGGCCTGCCGATCATGCCGCTGGTGCTCGTCGCCTTCTTCGCGTTAGTCTGGCGACGGGCAACCCGCGGCTCACGCGCGCATTAGGACGGGTGACGCCGACAAGTCCCGATCATGACAGGAAGACATATCCCGTGCCCCAACGCCGCAGTGCCCAGTCCCGCAACATCGCGCTCCTGATCGATGCCGACAATGCCTCGCCCGCGAACCTCGAGAGCGCGCTGACGATTCTTGGCGATCTCGGCAATGTCAATATCCGGCGGGTCTACGGGAACTGGAGCAAGCAGGGGCTGAAGGGCTGGGCAGGCCTCGTCCACCGCTACGCGCTCGAGCCGCAGCAGCAGTTCGACCTGACCAAGGGCAAGAACGCGACCGACATGAAGATGACGATCGACGCCATGGACCTGCTCTACGGGGGGCATGTCGACGGTTTTGGTCTGATGACCAGCGACAGCGACTTCATGCCGCTCGCCATTCGCATCCGCCAGAACGGTACCCCGGTCTACGGCTTCGGCACCGCGCGCACGCCTGAGGCATTCCGCGAGGCCTGCACCCGGTTCATCGATCTTGGCGCCATGGCCGCCGAGCAGGAGCGCGAGCCCGATGCGCCTGCGCCTTCCAAGCCTGCGGTCGATGAAAGCCTCGTCGAACTCCTCGGGGATGCCTGGAAGGCGAGCAAGCGCGACGACGACGGGTTCGCCAGCCTGTCCGAGGTCGGTCAGCGCGCCGCCAACCGCTCCAGCTTCGATGCGCGCAGCTATGGCTTCTCGCGTTTATCCGAACTCGTGCAGAGCCTGCCCCAGTTTGCGAGCGAGAAGCGTGAGAGCGGACTTTTCGTGAAGCGTCTGCGCTAGGCGGCGAAGGCCGCCCCTATTGCGCAGCAGGCACCGCTTCTTCACCGGCCTCGATCAGCCCGGCGAGGTTCTCGCGCATCGCCGCAGCCGTGTCGGGATCGGTCTTGCCTACGTGCTCGATCATGGCGTTGAGCACGAGCGGCACGACCTGCGCAGACGCTTCGGGCGAGACGTAGTTCGCCCACTTGCGGTCGATCTCAATCTTGGCGGGATTGAGCGCCTTGAAATTGATGCCGGCCTCGGTGGCGTAGAATTCTTCCATGTAGCGCAGGTCCGCGCCATCCATCTGCAACGAGGTCTGCAGGGCTGACGAGCGTACGTCGGAAAGTATGGCATCGCTCGTGACCTGCTCGGTCTTGATCAGGTCGCGCGCGGTGGTGCGCATCCTGGCGTTCTTGCCATAGGTCTCGAGGAAGCGCTGAAACTGCGGCGAGGTCACGAATGCCGTGGCTTCGCGGGCGTGCGGCTCGCTCAGCTTGTCGCGATAGAGCGCTTCGAGGTCAGCACGGTAGAGCGGTGTCGTGTGCGCGATCTCGCTCTGGATCAGCGGTGTCATCGCGCTGCGGAAGGATTGCAGCATGCCGGGAAACTCGGTTTCCATTTCGGCCATGTCGGGGTCTTGCGCAAACTGCTCCATCATCGCGTCGAGCAGGCGCTTCGACGATGCCTGCATCTGCTCTTCGTTGGCGATGGCCACTGCAAGGTCGTGCCATGCTCCGGTCGTTGCAGCCGTGCTGCTGGGCGTGGTCTCGACTGCCGCCGCGGGCAGGGCGGTGAGCGCACCGAGCGCCAGCAGCAGGGCGCCGCCAAGAAGCTTACGCATCGATGAGATCGCGATCGAGGTCGCCGGCGCGGTTCTGGATGAAGTGGAAGCGGTGTTCCGGATTGCGGCCCATGAGGCGGTCGACGAGGTCCTTCACCGCGGCACGGTCTTCGTACTCGGGCGGCAGCGTGATGCGGATGAGCGAGCGGCTGGCGGGCGCCATCGTGGTCTCGCGCAATTGCTGCGGGTTCATCTCGCCAAGGCCCTTGAAGCGGCCAACCTCGACCTTCTTGTTCTTGAACTGGGTCTTCTCCAGCTCGGCGCGGTGCGCATCGTCGCGTGCATAGGCCGAAGTCGAGCCCGCAGTCAGGCGATAGAGCGGCGGCTGCGCGAGGTAGAGGTGGCCCTTGCGCACGATGTCGGGCATCTCCTGGAAGAAGAAGGTCATCAGCAGCGTCGCGATATGGGCACCGTCGACGTCGGCATCGGTCATGATGATGATGCGGTCGTAGCGCAGATTGTCGGCGTTGCAGTCCTTGCGCACGCCGCAGCCGAGTGCGAGCATCAGGTCCGCGATTTCCTGATTGGCGCGGATCTTGTCGGCGCTGGCCGACGCGACGTTGAGGATCTTGCCGCGGATCGGCAGGATCGCCTGGGTCTTGCGGTCGCGCGCCTGCTTGGCCGAGCCGCCTGCGCTGTCGCCCTCGACGATGAACAGTTCGGTCTCGCCTTCCCCTTCGCCCGAACAGTCGGTGAGCTTGCCGGGCAGGCGCACCTTCTTGGCATTGGTCGCGGTCTTGCGCTTGACCTCGCGTTCGGCCTTGCGGCGCAGGCGATCCTCGACCCGCTCGATCACGGCGCCCAGCAGCGCCTTGCCGCGGTCGAGGTTGTGGGTGAGGAAGTGGTCGAAGTGATCGCGCACCGCGTTCTCGACCAGACGCGCCGCTTCGGGGCTGGTGAGGCGGTCCTTGGTCTGGCTCTGGAACTGGGGATCGCGGATGAAGACCGAGAGCATGATCTCCGAGCCGGTCACCACGTCGTCGGGCGTGATGTCCTTGGCCTTCTTCTTTTCGCCGACCAGCTCGGCAAAGGCGCGGATGCCCTTGGTCAGCGCGGCGCGCAGACCCTGCTCGTGCGTGCCGCCATCGGGCGTCGGGATCGTGTTGCAGTACCAGGAATAGGCGCCGTCCGAATAGAGCGGCCAGGCGATGGCCCATTCGACCCGGCCCTGTTCGAGGCCCTCCTCGTTGGCCGGAAAGTCCTGCGAACCCGAGAAGGCCTCGACGGTAACGCATTCGCGTCCCTTGACCTGTTCGGCAAGGTGATCGGCAAGGCCGCCGGGGAACTGAAAGGTGGCCTCGGCCGGGATTTCCTCGGTCGCGAGCGAGGGCGAGCACTTCCAGCGGATTTCCACGCCTGCGAAGAGATAGGCCTTGGAGCGAACCAGCTTGAACAGGCGCGCGGGCTTGAACTTCTGCTCGCCGAAGATTTCGGTGTCGGGGGTGAAGGTGACAGAGGTGCCGCGCCGGTTCGGCGCCGCGCCGACCTTCTGGATCGGTCCGAGTGTCTGGCCCTTGGAAAACTCCTGTGCGTAGAGTTCCTTGTTGCGGGCAACCTCGACGCGGGTCTTGGTCGAGAGCGCGTTGACTACCGAGATGCCGACGCCGTGCAGGCCGCCCGAGGTGGCATAGGCCTTGCCCGAGAACTTGCCGCCCGAGTGCAGCGTCGAGAGGATTACCTCGAGCGCGGACTTGCCAGGATACTTGGGGTGCTCGTCGACCGGGATGCCGCGCCCGTTGTCAGTGATCGTGATGCGGCCTGCCGTACCCGGCTCTTCCTCGAGCGTGACCTCGATACGGTTGGCGTGACCGGCGACCGCCTCGTCCATCGCATTGTCGAGCACTTCGGCGACGAGATGGTGCAAGGCACGCTCGTCGGTGCCGCCGATGTACATGCCGGGGCGCCGGCGGACCGGTTCCAGCCCTTCGAGGACCTCGATCGCGGAACCGTCATAGGCTTCGCCGGTGGATTTGGGGATTTCGTCGAACAGGTCATCGGACATGGGCGCGACTATAAGCCGCTCGGAATCGCGCTAGCAAGCGGGAAAGCCCGCTTGTCCGCAACTAGGCGAAATCCGCCTCCCCGAGCCACTTGCGGCACGAGGAGGCCCGGGCAGACTTACTTGGCGAACCGCGTCGGGGCTGCGTCCACCACGCGTACTGCCCCGGCGTCGACCTGACGCACCTCCAGAGCGCGCTCGACCACGCCGCCGCGGGTGAAGCGGAAGGCGCCGTCAAGACCGAGGAAACCGTCGGGCGAGGTCAGCTTCGCGCCGGGGAAGGGGGCGCCTTCCTTCCAGTCGCGCGCGACGCGCAGCGTCAGCAGCACCGCGTCGTAGCCCAGCGTGGCGATGCGGAAGGGCTGGTTGCCGAAGCGGCCCTTGTAGCTGGTGGAGAATTGCTTGAAGTTCTGGTCGGTCACCGTCGAGAACCAGGCGCCTTGCAGCGCGGGCGTGGCGCTCAGCTGCTTTTCACCGCCCCACAGCTCGGTGCCGAGAAAGCGGACGTTGACCGGGTCGCCTTCGGCCTTGAAGGCGCTCGCTGCGCGTGCCGAGAGCGAGCCGCTGTCGGCGATGAGCAGCGCGGCATAGCCGCTCTTCGACTTGATACGCTTGGCAGCGGCGGTGATCGAGGCCGCCGAACGGTCGTAAGGTTCCATGGCGATGACCGCGCCGCCACTGTCGCGCACCGACTGCATCAGTGCGGAGCTGGTGCGCTCGCCGTAGTCGCCGCGCGGGACGAGCGCGGCGAAAGTCGCGATGCCTTGGCTGCGTGCGAAGGCGACGGTGCGCGCGACCGACTGCCCGGGCAGGTTGCCCATGACGAAGACGTTCTTGCCGGCGGCCTTCTCGTCGTTCGAGAAGGAGATCAGCGGAACCTGCGCGCGCGAAGCGACGGCATTGACGGCGGAGATGTTGTCCGAGAGCAATGGGCCCAGGATCAGGCGGTTGCCGTCGGCGAGTGCGCGGCTCGCGGCTGCGCCCGCATCGCCAGCCGTGTCGTAAGTCGTGATGCGCAGGTTCGCCGCGTTGGTGTCGAGCAATGCCATCGTCGCGGCATTGGCAATCGACTGGCCGACTGCGCCGTTCTCGCCGGAAGTCGGCACCAGCAGCGCGATGCGGTGATGCGCGGTGTCGGTCGGGATCACGCTGGGTGCGGGCTCGGGGCGGGGAGCCTCTACCGGGGGAACGCTGGTCTTGGGAACGACCGCGCAGCCGGCGAGGGCTGCCATCGATGCCACGGCAAGCAGATTGCGCCGATTGATCCGTGAATTGAGGCGCTTGTCGAACATTGCTTGCCGCTCCCGTGGTCCTTGGGCATTGAGTCTCTCGATGGAACAGACTCTTGCGCCCGGCCTCTATATAGTCGCAACCCCTATTGGCAACCTGGGCGACATCACCTTGCGCGCAATCGATACGCTCAAGGGGTGCGACGTGGTTGCCTGCGAGGATACCCGCGTCACCGGAAAGCTCATGAACCACCTGGGTTCCCGCAAGAAGCTGGTGCGCTATGACGATCACGCGAGTGACGACGTGCGCGAACGCCTGCTCGAGATGATGCGCAGCCAGCCGGTCGCGCTGGTTAGCGATGCGGGAACGCCGCTGATCTCCGACCCCGGCTATCGGCTCGTGCGCGACGCGCGCGAGCGCGGGATCGCGGTGACCAGCATGCCCGGGCCCAATGCCGCGGTCGTGGCGATGACGCTCTCGGGCCTGCCCAACGACCGGTTCCTCTTCGCGGGGTTCTTGCCCAACAAGGCCAAGGCTCGCGAGGAGACGCTACAGGAACTGGCGAGCTTGCGCGCCACGCTGATCTTCTACGAAACGGCGCCGAGGCTCGATGCGTCCTTGAGTGCGATCGCAGCAGTCTTGCCGGGACGCGAGGTCAGCGTCGCACGCGAGATCACCAAGAAATTCGAGGAATGCCGGACCGGCGATCCGCTGGAAATTGCGCAGCATTATGCGCAAAATCCGCCCAAGGGCGAGATCGTGCTGCTGGTCGCACCCCCCGGTGACGAGGGGCGCGCCACGCTCGACGAGGTCGACATCGATGCGCTGCTGCGCGCGGAACTCGCCCTTGCCAAGCCCTCGCAGGCAGCCGGGAAGGTCGCCAAGGCGACCGGGCTCGACCGCAAGGAACTCTACGCAAGAGCCATGGAGCTCAAATAGCGCCCGCCGCTCTGTGCGGGTGCCCGAAGTTCGCTGGGGGGCGAGACGATGGGGGCAGGTGAACGAAGAGGCGAACGGCGCGCGCGTGCCGAGCGCGAGGGACGCCGGGCGGAGTTGCTGGCGGCCTGGTACATGCGGCTGCAGGGCTGGAGCGTGCTCGAGAAGCGCATGAAGACCGCGCGCGGCGAGATCGATCTCGTGCTGCGCCGGGGGCACACGCTCTGCCTGCTCGAGGTGAAATGGCGCGCGCAAGAGCAGGACCGCGACACGGCAATAGATGGCTGGCGGCTGCGCCGTGTGGCCGATGCGGCCCCACTTGCAGCGGCGCGCCATGCAAGGCCCGGTGACAGCGTGAGGATCGACGTCCTGCTGCTGTCACCGGGATGCTGGCCAAGACACCTCGTCAATGCCTGGATGCCCTGCGACTGAAGCCGGAGAGAGGCGGCAATGGTCGGGGGGTGTTTCAGGGCGAGGATCGAGCGGGTGTCGCGACCGGCAGGGGGCTCGTGTGGCAGGAGCGTCGGCTCAGAACTGGAAAGAGGGGCCCTCGTGGTGATCGCCTTCGTGCTTTTCGCCTTCGTGATGCTCGCCCTTTTCGTGCTCGCCTTCGTGGTGTTCGCCGTCCTCGTGATGCTCGCCCGACTTCTCCTCGTGATGCTCGTCGCTGGGATGGTGGTCGGGCTCGGCAATTGCCGGGGCCGCAAATAGCGCAGCGGCGAGGATGATCGTCGCAGGGGTCCAGGCGGCGGTGCGGGTCTTCATTTCGGGGGTCTCCTGTGCTGGTCACCGGTGGTGCGGACAGAAAACTATTCGCACCGCACCCAGATTCGGATTAAGCCGCCCCCCGGTAGGAACCCCCAGAACCGGAAAATCTATCATGAGCTTACGTATCGCCGTCCAGATGGACCCCCTCGAGAGCGTCAAGATCGCGGGCGACTCCTCGTTCGCCCTGATGCTCTCCGCGCAGGCGCGGGGGCACGAGCTGTTCCACTACGACGTGCGCACGCTCGCCTACGACACCAACGAGGGGGCGGGCGGGCGCCTGACCTGCTGGGGCGCGCCGGTCACCGTGCAGCGCGTCGAGGGCAACCACTTCACCCGCGGCGAGTACCGCCTGATCGATCTCGTCGCCGACATCGACGTCGTGCTGATGCGTCAGGACCCGCCGTTCGACCTCGGCTACATCACCGCGACGCACCTGCTCGAGCGGCTGGAGGGCCAGACGCTGGTCGTCAACGATCCCGCCTCAGTGCGCAATGCACCCGAGAAGGTCTTCGTGCTCGATTATGCGCGTTTCATGCCCCCTACCTTCATCGCGCGCGGGATCGACGACGTGCGCCGCTTCCAGAAGCGCGTGATCGATAGCGGCTTGCCCGGCGATCTCGTGGTCAAGCCGCTCCACGGCAATGGCGGCAAGGCGATCTTCTCGGTTCCTGCCGACGGCACCAACCTCGGCGCGCTGGTCGAGATGTTCCAGAACGCATGGGTCGAGCCGTTCATGGTCCAGCCCTTCCTCCCCGACGTCACCAAGGGCGACAAGCGCATCGTGCTCGTCGACGGCGTTGTCGCGGGCGCGATCAACCGCAAGCCGGGCGAGGGCGAATTTCGCTCCAACCTCGCGGTCGGCGGTTATGCCGAACCGTGCGGCCTGACGGTCGAGGAAGAGGAGATCTGCGCAGCGATGGGTCCGGAACTCAAGGCGCGGGGGCTCGTTTTCGTCGGTATCGACGTGATCGGCGGAAAATGGCTTACAGAAATCAACGTGACCTCTCCCACGGGCATCGTGGCGATCGACAAGTTCAACGGCACCGATACCGGGGCGATGATCTGGGACGCCATCGAGGCACGTCACGCGGCGATGAAGCGCTGATCGCAGCCGCCCGCGCCATACCAGCGGGCGCTGTAGCGCATGACTGAGTGGATCTACGAGGTTCTGCGCCAGTCCGGTTATGCCGGGGTGACGTTCCTGATGGCGCTCGAGAACATTTTCCCGCCGATCCCCTCCGAGGTGATCATGGGGCTGGGCGGCATGGCAGTGGCGCGCGGGCACATGTCGCTCGTGCCGCTGCTGGCCTTCGGGACGCTGGGCGCGACGCTGGGCAACTACGTGCTGTTCCTCGGCGCCGACCGGCTCGGCTACGAGCGCTGCGAACCGCTCGTTGATCGCTGGGGACGCTGGCTCACCATCGAGTGGAACGATGTCGAGCGCTCGGGCGAGTTCCTGCGCAGCCACGGCCATTGGGTGGTCCTGTTCCTGCGTTTCATGCCGATGTTTCGCACGATCATCTCGATCCCTGCGGGACTCGCGCATATGGGCCACATCCGCTTCCTCGTCTTCACCGCGATCGGCTCGGGCATCTGGAACCTGCTGCTGGTCCTTGCCGGGCGCTGGTTCGCGACGCGCTTCCAGGACGCGGAGTATTGGCTCGGGGTGGGAACCATGGTGCTGATCGGGCTCGCGCTGGTCTATTACATCTATCGCGTCGTGACCTGGCCTTCCTCGAAAGAGAACTAGAGGGCGATCCGGTCACACCCTGCGGGTTAGTCCCGATAGCTTCCCCGTTGCGCCGCCGGGAAGCTGTCGCGAGGCTTTCACCAGTGGGGATCATCACATGTCCAAGCGACTGGCCGCAGAATTCTTCGGTACTTTCTGGCTCGTCTTCGGCGGATGCGGCGCGGCAGTTCTGGCCGCGGGCGTGCCAAACCTCGGTATCGGTTTCGCCGGGGTGGCGCTGGCCTTCGGGCTGACGGTGGTGACCATGGCCTATGCCGTGGGGGGGATTTCGGGCGGCCATTTCAACCCGGCGGTATCGCTGGGCTGTGCGCTGGGCGGACGGATGCCGTGGAGCGACCTGCTTCCCTACTGGGTGGCGCAAGTCATCGGAGGGCTCGTGGCCGGCAGTGTTCTCTACGTCATCGCCTCGGGTGTCTCGGGGTTCACCCCCGGCGCGTTTGCCACCAATGGTTACGCAGAGTTATCGCCGGGCGGCTATTCGCTACTCGCGGGAGCGCTGATCGAGGTCGTGCTGACGGCGGGCTTCATCGTGGTCATCCTTGGTTCTACCTCGACCATGGCTCCGGCGGGCTTCGGTCCGCTTGCCATCGGTCTGGCCCTGACCCTGATCCACCTCGTCTCGATCCCTGTCACCAATACCTCGGTCAATCCTGCGCGCTCGACAGGGGTGGCCTTCTTTGCCGAGACAGCGGCGGTCGGGCAGCTCTGGCTGTTCTGGGTGGCTCCGCTGGCCGGTGCTGCAATCGGAGCGCTGATCTGGCGCGGGCTGCTCGAGCCCGAGTGATCGCGCCTCAGCTGCGCTCGCGGGGATGGGCGTCGCGATAGACGTCGAGCAGCGTCGCAGCATCGACCTTGGTGTAGATCTGGGTCGATCCGAGCGAGGCGTGACCGAGCAGTTCCTGCAAGGAGCGCAAGTCGGCACCCGCGCCCAGCAGGTGCGTTGCGAAACTGTGGCGTAGCGCATGGGGCGTGGCGCTGTCGGGCAGGCCGAGAGCGATGCGCGCGCGGGCCATGGCCCTTTGCACCATCCCCTGCGAAAGCGGCCCGCCCTTGGCCCCGCGAAAGAGCGCACCATCGCGCGCCAATGGCCATGGACACAAGGCAAGGTATGCATCGACCGCCTCGCGCACAATCGGCAGGATCGCGACGACGCGCTGCTTCCCGCCCTTGCCGGTTACCGTGAGGCTCTGGCCGAGCGGGACGGCGCTGCCTTGCAGCGAAAGCGCCTCCGAGATGCGCAGGCCTGCGCCATAGAGCAGCAGCAGGACCGCGCGGTCGCGCGCACCGATCCATTCCTCGCGCGCGTCCTCGCTCACGCCTGCCGCGAGGTTGACCGCCTCGTCGGGCGTGACCGGGCGCGGCAGTCCCTTCTTCACTCGCGGTCCGCGCACACGCGGCGGGGCATTCGAGGCCATACCCGCCTGTTCGCGCGCGAAGCCGAGGAAACCCCGGATAGCGGAAAGTTCGCGCGCGGCCGAGACATTGCCAAGGCCCTGACTGCGCCGTGCAGCCATCTGCTCGCGGATGCGGGCCGCATCGACCCGTGCCAGATCGCCCCAGCTCGTGCGTGCGGCAATGTCGATGTCCAGTGCATCGAGCAGCCTTGCCGCCGTGGCGAGGTAGGCGCGCACGGTGTGTTCGGAGCGGCGGCGCGCATGAACTAGGTGATTGCGCCAGGCCTCGAGGATGTCGGCGCGGGTCATGTCTCGACGAGGTCGGCGGGGACCACTTCGCCAAGCAGGCCATCGAGCAGCGCCATGCCCTGCGTCGTGACGCCAAGCTGGCTGCCGCGCTGCCAGAGCAGACCCTGTCCGACGTAGAAGCGCGCCTTGGCTTCGTCGCACAAAGCCTCGCGCGGCATGGCGAAACGCTGCGCCATGGCGTCAAGGTCGACGCCTTCGTCGAGGCGCAGACCCATCAGCATGGCTTCGGAAGCCTGTTCGCTGCGCGACAATTCACGGGCTTCGCTCAGCCCATGGCCGCTGGCGGTAACGGCCGAGAGCCAGTTCTCGGGCTTGCGATGGCGTACCGTCGCCATGCCGCCGCGCCTGCCGTGCGCGCCGGGGCCGATGCCGCAATAGTCCTGGTAGCGCCAGTAGACGCGGTTGTGCCGGCTTTCCTCGCCGGGACGAGCATGGTTCGAGATTTCGTAGGCAGGTAGGCCTGCCGCCGCGGTCATCTCGCGGGTAAGCGCGAACATGTCGGCGCAGGCGTCCTCGTCGAGGGGCGTGAACTCGTGCTTGCGCACCATCGTCTCGAAGCGCGTGCCCGGCTCGATGGTGAGCTGGTAGAGCGAGAGGTGGCCGGTGCCATAGGCAAGCGCGCGCTCCAGTTCGGCGCGCCACGAGGCAAGGCTCTGTCCGGGGCGCGCGTAGATCAGGTCGAAGCTGACGCGGGCGAACTGGCGCTGGGCGATCTCCAGCGCGTCGAGGCCCTCGCGCGCGTCGTGCAGACGCCCGAGAAAGCGCAGCGTTTCGTTGTCGAGTGCCTGCAACCCGAGAGAGACGCGGTTGATCCCGGCATCGGCGAGCACGGCATAGTTCGCGGCCTCGACCGAGGATGGATTGCCTTCGAGCGTGATCTCGATGCCCTCGGCAAATCCCCATAGCCGCTCGGCCTCGGCCAGCAGGCGGCCGACGAGGGCAGGGGGCATCAGCGAGGGCGTGCCGCCACCGAAGAAGATGCTTTCGAGCGGTTCGCCGTGCGAGGCGGCATGCTCGAAGCGCATGTCGGCGAGCATGGCGGCTTCCATTCCCGCGATGTCGACGCGCTCGCGCAC is a window of Novosphingobium aureum DNA encoding:
- the rsmI gene encoding 16S rRNA (cytidine(1402)-2'-O)-methyltransferase, whose translation is MEQTLAPGLYIVATPIGNLGDITLRAIDTLKGCDVVACEDTRVTGKLMNHLGSRKKLVRYDDHASDDVRERLLEMMRSQPVALVSDAGTPLISDPGYRLVRDARERGIAVTSMPGPNAAVVAMTLSGLPNDRFLFAGFLPNKAKAREETLQELASLRATLIFYETAPRLDASLSAIAAVLPGREVSVAREITKKFEECRTGDPLEIAQHYAQNPPKGEIVLLVAPPGDEGRATLDEVDIDALLRAELALAKPSQAAGKVAKATGLDRKELYARAMELK
- a CDS encoding YraN family protein, which encodes MGAGERRGERRARAEREGRRAELLAAWYMRLQGWSVLEKRMKTARGEIDLVLRRGHTLCLLEVKWRAQEQDRDTAIDGWRLRRVADAAPLAAARHARPGDSVRIDVLLLSPGCWPRHLVNAWMPCD
- the gshB gene encoding glutathione synthase, whose protein sequence is MSLRIAVQMDPLESVKIAGDSSFALMLSAQARGHELFHYDVRTLAYDTNEGAGGRLTCWGAPVTVQRVEGNHFTRGEYRLIDLVADIDVVLMRQDPPFDLGYITATHLLERLEGQTLVVNDPASVRNAPEKVFVLDYARFMPPTFIARGIDDVRRFQKRVIDSGLPGDLVVKPLHGNGGKAIFSVPADGTNLGALVEMFQNAWVEPFMVQPFLPDVTKGDKRIVLVDGVVAGAINRKPGEGEFRSNLAVGGYAEPCGLTVEEEEICAAMGPELKARGLVFVGIDVIGGKWLTEINVTSPTGIVAIDKFNGTDTGAMIWDAIEARHAAMKR
- a CDS encoding DedA family protein yields the protein MTEWIYEVLRQSGYAGVTFLMALENIFPPIPSEVIMGLGGMAVARGHMSLVPLLAFGTLGATLGNYVLFLGADRLGYERCEPLVDRWGRWLTIEWNDVERSGEFLRSHGHWVVLFLRFMPMFRTIISIPAGLAHMGHIRFLVFTAIGSGIWNLLLVLAGRWFATRFQDAEYWLGVGTMVLIGLALVYYIYRVVTWPSSKEN
- the aqpZ gene encoding aquaporin Z encodes the protein MSKRLAAEFFGTFWLVFGGCGAAVLAAGVPNLGIGFAGVALAFGLTVVTMAYAVGGISGGHFNPAVSLGCALGGRMPWSDLLPYWVAQVIGGLVAGSVLYVIASGVSGFTPGAFATNGYAELSPGGYSLLAGALIEVVLTAGFIVVILGSTSTMAPAGFGPLAIGLALTLIHLVSIPVTNTSVNPARSTGVAFFAETAAVGQLWLFWVAPLAGAAIGALIWRGLLEPE
- a CDS encoding tyrosine recombinase XerC, with the protein product MTRADILEAWRNHLVHARRRSEHTVRAYLATAARLLDALDIDIAARTSWGDLARVDAARIREQMAARRSQGLGNVSAARELSAIRGFLGFAREQAGMASNAPPRVRGPRVKKGLPRPVTPDEAVNLAAGVSEDAREEWIGARDRAVLLLLYGAGLRISEALSLQGSAVPLGQSLTVTGKGGKQRVVAILPIVREAVDAYLALCPWPLARDGALFRGAKGGPLSQGMVQRAMARARIALGLPDSATPHALRHSFATHLLGAGADLRSLQELLGHASLGSTQIYTKVDAATLLDVYRDAHPRERS
- the hemW gene encoding radical SAM family heme chaperone HemW, with translation MARALYIHWPFCLAKCPYCDFNSHVRERVDIAGMEAAMLADMRFEHAASHGEPLESIFFGGGTPSLMPPALVGRLLAEAERLWGFAEGIEITLEGNPSSVEAANYAVLADAGINRVSLGLQALDNETLRFLGRLHDAREGLDALEIAQRQFARVSFDLIYARPGQSLASWRAELERALAYGTGHLSLYQLTIEPGTRFETMVRKHEFTPLDEDACADMFALTREMTAAAGLPAYEISNHARPGEESRHNRVYWRYQDYCGIGPGAHGRRGGMATVRHRKPENWLSAVTASGHGLSEARELSRSEQASEAMLMGLRLDEGVDLDAMAQRFAMPREALCDEAKARFYVGQGLLWQRGSQLGVTTQGMALLDGLLGEVVPADLVET